The sequence CTTCGCATTAGCCTCGTCGACCGCATTGGCGAGTGACAACTTTGTCCGCCTAGCCACATCGATCCTCGCCTCCAGGCCACTCCCGTCGCACGTCACGTGCACTAGCGACGTGGCCAAGGCCGCAGCAAGGCCAGTTATCACCCGCTTCTTGTTCGCGTCGATGATGCCGTCCGAGGCCAAGATCATGGCTAGCACTCCGGTGGCTGCTTCCATGCCTTGACATTACTGAACTAATAATATTTATTGAACTAACCATCATTACTGAACTAATAATATTTATTTTTCTATCATTTAGATTAACCATCATTTTTCTTTGACATGGTTGCAATAGATCTAGAAGCAAAGCTTATGTCTTCGGTGTCGATACAACAAGGTGTGTGATAAAAGGGTTCAGGCACCTAAAGACAAAGCTGGTACATGGTTATGCTTATATGTTCACTTAGCAAGGTGCCATGGTGAATAATTAGCACGTGAATCACACATCTTAGATTAGCCACAACAAGGATGTAAGTTGTTGGCAAGCAACCAAACTTTATGgataaatattatgtcatcatttgctctatatggttttcacTCTAAACTAATATTACAGTTGCACTTGTTGTACCTTTTTAGTTCGTATACTCTTTGTGTTTTTAGTGAATAACTTGCCTTCTTCGTACATATCTTTCATAAGCTAATAGGCTATTTAAAGAGATAGCCTAGATCAAACAATAACTAGAGAAAGCAAAACCTTCTACATATTATATATATTTGTTATAGCTGTAAGGTTTGCAGAACTATTTTATAGATTATCCATCCCTCTAGCCATCTAGGTTATTTCATTGACAAGCACTAGGATTGGTCGAGAAGAAGCTCACGTCACCACAAACTCTTCGGTAGGTAGCCCATGTCGATCACGATAGCACAAAGTCGGATACTAGCAAAGGCGCCACAAATGTTGGAGAGGCATACCATCAAAAAGAGGTGTTCTATCTTCAAGTGGGAGAGGAATAAATGTTGGAGGCGGCATCGACCCCACATCTAGGAGGTCAAACAGGAATAGCCATGTGACTTCAGCGAAGTGTATAGAGGAGGTGTCGCTTCTAGGTTTTGGGGGTTAGGTGTACATATAAGAATGaaacaaaaatattgtgtggtaCTAGAAGGCTAATAAATGGAGAGGATGAGTTTATTGGATCATTAAAAATGAAGGCTTGCGATATAGCTAGGTCTGGTATTTATTTATGTGCCTTGTTGGTATAATCCCAGTGCTTTGTCTATCTCGGTTAACTAAGGTATTGAATCAAATAAACTCATCAAAATTTGGCTACCTAATAATTAAGAATAAACAAAAAACAAAAAATGACTTTAGTCTCGCCTCTACCTCACTTTTGTTGGTAGCTGAGTCATATCTACATGTGGCCTACAAAGTTTCTGAGATATTCTATTAGAAAACAAATACAACTCCTATTTTGATAATCAAATTAAATAATTTCACTTTAATCGTATATCATGTACTATATTGATTTTCCTACATATTTCAATAACGTAATTTATTAAAATTTAAGACTCGCCCACAACCAAATATCCCATTAGTTTCGGTCAACGACAAAACGGTAATGGCACTTCTTGCCTGGCTCGTGGGGAAAAAATAACGTAACGTGTGAAAAGAACCGTATCATGTGTAGATACTAAACGAATTTTACCATATTTTAAGGACTAAAAACAAACAATGCTCTAGTATATAAGAAGAGCCGGACATACTTTCCTCATTCATTACCGGAAGAGAAAAAAATAACTCGGAAAAGAAGGAGACGCCGAAAATTCGAAAGGGGAGGGGGAAAGCAAAGCTGATGGCGGAGGCCCAGGGGAAAGCAAAGCAAATGGCGGAGGCCCCGAGCAAGATCGAATCCATGAGGAAGTGGGTCGTCGAGCACAAGCTCCGAGCCGTAGGTATGCCTCGTCAATTTTTCCACGGATTCGTTTTTTCCGCCCGGATCTAGTTATTCGGCGTTGGATACTTGGATTATGATGTATCCCAAATCCCTGCAATttctttcttctgttttttttcatGTTATTATCGGAGTTCCGAAGTCTGTAGTATGGAAATATATCACGAATTTATGACCTAGTTATTGTGTTCCTCGAGGAACTTTTGGGGAAAGCAGTATTTAGATTATTCCACCTGCTGGATGCAAAGTGTTCTGATTGTCGCTTTTTTCTGGGGAGAAAAAGGTTGCCTCTGGCTAGGTGGGATCAGCAGTTCGATCGCCTACAACTGGTCGCGGCCCAATATGAAGCCTAGCGTCAAGATCATCCACGCAAGGTTTGTTTGATTTCCCATTTAGTTTCACCAAGTTTATGAGCCTTAATCGTTATAGTGTAGGCAGTCTTGTTTACTGTAGTCAAGATACCACGTTCGATTTTTTTTCTTGATGAAGATGCAGTTAACTAGCTGGTTTGACGAAAATGCAATTAACTAGCTGGTTTTGACCATTTTAGCAAATTATTGATTCTAAATGCTACAACTACAACAGAAAAGGTTTTTTTTTTCATGTGTGAGTGTGAATGGTTGTTTCCTTAAAAGCCTAGGAGCTAAATGTGCATTACGAATAAATCCAGTCAACTTATATTTTATCTATATCTATATGAAGCCTGGGCAGACTTCCCTTATGGCCTTATTTGAGTTTATGGGAATTTATGTAAGGCAATAACTTAGTATGATAAATGGAGTATATCTTAATGATTGCTAACATATAAGCTGTAGATGGTAGGGATTATTTAACATCAGTTTTATGAAGGAAAGGATAATGACCAGGCTAATTTTGGAATTTTCTTTTTGACTACAGGAAATTACTATTTTTGTTGTTATAATTGTTTCCAAGTGGTTCTAAAGTAGGTGCTGTCCATGGATGGGGTTTATAGGGCTGCACGATGTTTGTTCTGAGAAAGATTTAGTTTCACAATTTATGTTCAAGGTTGGGTATCAGACAAATAACATTCGTTTAAGGAGCAGCCTAACTCCTCCAGATCATTCTGGAGGGAAGTTAAACTCTAGGAGCTTATTAGTTGTTCTGCACTTACAGTTTATGACCCACTTAATATTCATAGTATACAGTCTTTAGGTGTTTCTTTCTGTTGTTAGTAATTTATTTGATTCTTGTTAGTTTGCTGGTATTTGCTTGATATTAGTACAAGCTGTATAAAGTACTTTAGGCAACCTCCTGTCACTTGTAAAGTTGGAAGAGTATCAAGCTCTCTCTGTTTGTTTGCGCACCTCAATGCATTTAAATTATACTCGTCGACCACCCAGCCTAGAAAGAACCTCAGCAAATAGTTCTGTGTAATCCTTTGAGAATGAGTGTCATACTTTAGGTTCGGATATTCTTGATCTTTGAAATTGCCAGACCTAATTGTTAATTGGCCCTGAAAATTCTGTGTTTTGCACTTTGTCTGCACTTGCACTGTGGCCACTTCGAACTGTCAAAAATGCACCAAACTCAGCGCATTCTTGATATTTCTCTACTCTCTAATACCTTCAGCATGCTGCCTACATTAGGCAGACCTTGCTCGTTTTTGTGCCATATGTGACCAAAACAGACTGCCGATATATTTGTGCTCTCAGTTTTTGACAATTTTTTAGGGTTCTGGTGATGAATTTAGACATTAAGTGGACCAGAATACCAAATTTCTAATATGCTGATCTTCAATATTCTTGCAACTTTGCAAACGTAGTTACCACATCCACAAATGTAGTCTGCGTTGATGCACAGAACTGCATAGGAAAATGAAATCCTTGATAAACTTTATTCTTTCACCATGGCTGTTGAAAAGGGTAGCAATCTTCCCCTCAATGCACTATGCAAAAAGGTTATTTAACCTATGTAATCAAGTTTTCATAGATATTTTTTTGATAAAATATTACGGATTCTTAGAAGCTTTCTTTCTCTTCATTTTGATAGTTGTCTTGTGGTCTCAGCTCTTCATGTGTTCATGTAACACTTGTCACCTTCTGCTATTTGTTTGCCTCTTAGGCTCTTATTTTTGTGTACATATGTGATGTAATCCATTGTGCTTTCTTCACTGGCACTCCTTAATGTGCTCAATAAGGTTTAGAACGTGTTGAGGATTAAAAAAGATAGTTTGCATGAAAATTTGGTACAAGCATCCAATAGTAAGTTGCGTGCTGCTTTTTTTAGATTATTGTCGCCTTGAGTGGGAAACAGTCCAAACCTTGGATGAATATCCCTAGCTCGAAATGCTGCCCATAGGACAGCCATTTCATGTATTTTGGAATATATAGATGGCAGACGTTTTAAATTTTACTTCTATCTGGATTCAATTATGCTAATAAACGGTTGGTTTTTGCAGGTTGCATGCGCAAGCTCTAACCCTCGCTGCATTAGTTGGTTCTGCATGCGTGGAGTACTATGACCAGAAGTATGGTTCTTCTGGGCCAAAGGTGGACAAATACACAAGCCAATACCTGGCCCATTCGCATAAAGATTAAAGGTCGCCATGTTGGTTCCTGCATGCCGGATTAATTTTGGGctcatctcgggttgctcatgacCCGCCCATGGATGCTGGATGTTTATTCTTTTTTTTTGTCTTCATAATTACAAAATGGTGGTGTACTTGCCAGGCAAATGTTAATGAGGGTATAATGCAGATATTGTCGTCATAATTTGGCCTCATGTTGCATTATCTAACCTCACTTTGTTGactgtcagcgactcagcgtctctgatttttttatattttttgagAAAAGGAAAAAAATCCCGGTTTGTGCCTAAAATTTGAGTTCTATGTGCCCCGTGTAACTTCTGTTCTGTGTTCCTGTGCTTGTATGAATTCAAGGGAAATGCAAAAATGTTTTTAAGTTGATGTGGAGATGTGGATTTGTATGATTAGGAGATCCGGATCTTATGTTGCCAAGTGAGGCAGCAAACCAAAATTGAGGCATATGTTTGGTTTGTGTCGTCAACATAAAAATTGGGGCTCGCCAGCGTTGTTGGCATCAAACTTGAGGCACTGGAGAGCCTGTCGAGATAATGTGTCTGGTGTAAGTGGATTGTGAAACTCAGCGGCATCGAGAGACTAATGAGCCCGttggtggacataaacaccgtctaatTATACCttaaatagaggggattatagaaaACTTGGTACCATAAAAGTTCATTAGCAAGCCAAATAACGTTTTCATTTAGATGTACTCTAATactctctcgtgcgaatacaatgccctcaatatcaattTATTTAAAATTCTTTGTTCTACAACATTTTTTTCCAAATGTATCACGACAAACATGTGTCTTACGATATTTAACAAACATTGGAGAATGCTTTCATACATTTTGGCTAAGTTTTTCAAGGACTTCATTTTTTGAAAGGAATGTAGCCTAATGTTGTGTGCTGTTATGCACGACTTGACACAAACATTGTATATGTATACCTTCATTACAGGGGATTATTTGAAACTTGATATAATCTTTAGCATAACCTATAAATTTTTCATCCTCCACCAGTATCATAATACTCTCTCGTGCGAATagaatgcccttgacatcagagaaacgtcatttgtggtttaaaaggtgatcaattgttttgaattctttatattccaaatttttagcaactgtaaggtgggaaaaaggtgtcttacaatcttaacctatgtttgtacaactctctcatgaaatttggctaaattttccatgatctttattttattttgagaaacgatatggcgtaatgatgtgtggtgttttacttgagtggacataaacatcgtctaggtatgccttggaTAGAGGGGATTATGAAAAACTTGATAtctcaaaaggtcattagcttgcCCAATAACGTTTTCATCCAGTAGTTATATTCTAATACTCTCTCAtgagaatacaatgccctcaatatcataaaaACAATATTTTAAGTTTCAAATATGATATATTGTTttaaattctttatattccaacttttagcTACTGTATGGTAGAAAAAGGTGCCTTGCAACCTTAACTTATATTTGGACAGCTCTCTCACGCAATTTTGCTAAATTTTTAATGGACTTTATTTtactttgagaaatgatgtggcgtAATGACGTgtagtgttttacttgagtggacataaatatCATCTAAGTATGCATTGAATAGAGAGAATTATGGCAaacttggtatcacaaaaggtcattagctagcccaataatgttttCATCtagtagttgtactctaatacacactcacgcgaatacaatgccctcaatatcatagaaacactgttTTAAGTTTAAAGGTAATCTATTATTTTGAATTCTCTATATTACAACTTTTTAGCAATCGTATTCCAACTttgtagcaactgtatggtgaaaaaggtgccttacaatctTAACCTATGTTCGAACAGTTCTCTCACACAATTTTGCTAATTTttgcatggtctttattttattttgagaaacgatttggcataatgatgtgtggcGTTTTACTTGAGTTGTGTGTTgtccaaacatatgttaaggttgtaaggcactttttcccaccatacagttgctaaaaagttggaatatagataattcaaaacaatagatcacattTGGAACTGAAAACATTATTTCTATgaaattgagggcattgtattcgcatcaGAGGATATTAAAGTACAacaagtggatgaagacgttattgcgcttggtaatgaccttttgtgataccaagtttcttataatcccctctattcaaggcatacctagacggtgtttatgcCCACCcatgtaaaacaccacacatcattatgccacatttgtttcttaacataaaataaagaccatggaaaatttagccaaaatgCATGAGAGagttgtccaaacataggttaaagttgtaagacacctttttccatcatacagttgttaaaaagttggaatatatatAATTTAAAACAACAGATCACATTTGAAACTTAAAACaattttctatgatattgagggcattgtattcgtacaagagggtattagagtacaactagtggatgaaaatGTTATTGGGCTAGTTGATAAACTTTTGTGATACCAAGTTTtccataatcccctctattcaaggcatacgtagatagtgtttatgtccactcaagtaaaacaccacacatcattataccacatcctttcttaaaataaaataaaaaccatgaaaaatttagccaaattttgTGAGAGAAcaatccaaacataggttaaggttgtaaggcaccttttttccatatagttgctaaaaagttggaacatGAAGAATTTAGAACAATCACCTTTTAAACCATAAATGATGTTTCTCTGATGTCGAGGGCAttctattcgcacgagagggtaatagagtacaactagtggatggaaACTTTATTGGGCTAGTTAATTACATTTTGTGATATcaagtttcctataatcccctctattcaggaTTTCAGGGCATACCTAGatagtgtttatgtccactcaagtaaaacatcacacatcattatgctacatcatttctcaaaataaattaATGACCATGGAATATTTAACCAAATtgtgtgagagaactgtccaaacataggttaatgctataagacacatttttctaccatatagttgctaaaaaagttggaatataaagaattcaaaataatAGATCAGTTTTAAACCATAAATAGCGTTTCTCTGATATCGAGGGTAttctattcgcacgagagggtattatgaTGCTGGTGGAGGATGAAAAATTTCTAGGTTATGCTAAAGATTTTTTTTGTGATATCAAGTTCCAAATAATCCCGTGTACTAAAGGTATACATATACAATGTTTGTGTCAAGtcgttgtaacaccctgaatttgggggtataaaatttattctctaatatctaccaaattcaggtgttactccttttCTCACCTCTATAGATTTTTCTGTCCCTTATTTTTAATAGAATTTTGGTTACTTATGTGAGAGGTGTATTATTTCTTTAGAATATTAAAACATAGGGGAGATATGAATGTTTgcctcatgctgagcttaaactttgtttttggttgatgcacatgtttgaaatatttgaatttgaattcgtggtttgatttgatttgaattcaaaggagaaaataaaaagaaaaggaattagaaattcaaaataaaaaggaaaagcaaaagcaGCCCAACTCTCTCTCTCGGCCATTTGGCCCAACTTGGCCTAGTCAACCCCCCGTGTGCACGCCCGCGCCCTCCCTCTGCCAGGcgcgccccgcctgtcagcgccagcTAGCGCTCGCGCACccgcccccctctttccctttgtCCGGTGGGGCCGACCTATCGGTGCCAACCTCCCCAGCCTCtcgcgctctctctccctctgcGCAGTGGGCCCCGCCTGTTAGCGCAGTTACCCATTCTCTCcgcgccctctctctccctcgctgcgcCGTGGGACCCACTGTCAGCTCCGCCCTCTCCATGAACCGTCGCTGACCACGTCGCCTGCCCACGTCCCCTAGCTCCCTTTTGAGCTCGCTCACacccgctctctctctcccatgcCCTAGTTCGCCCACTCTCGTCGTCTCTCGCGCTCAGCGGCCACCGCTAGAGCTCGCTAGAGAAAGCACCGCCGTGCCAGACGTTCAGAGCATCAGACGCCGCACCAAGTCTCCCCGAGCGCCGTCCCGAGGTGAGAAACCTGTTCCCGTGCTCTGGCTGCCTTGATTCTGCCCTGCCTTAGCGAATTCGTGCTCGCCAGAGCTCTGCCGCGCCATTTTGCCGCGCTCGCACGACGCCCAGTCGATTCAGCCCATCCCCACGCCCCTGCTTTGGTCCGTAGTGTTCCCCCTCCCTCGCTGGAGCTAGCCCTAGCCTCAGCGCGCCCGATTCCCCCTCCTCACGGCcgggattgctcgccggagttaccCTGATCCGCCCGAAGCGCTCCCTCCGCCATTCCCTTGTCCCCAGTTCTGTTCTCACGGTCGAAATCCCGCCATCGAGTTCGCCGTGCCCTCCTCGCCGGTCTtggccaactccggcgaccccaaGCCCCCCGGAGGTCGCACATGCCTCTACTCTGGTGGCTTCACCTCCATGGGCAAAGCAGCGTCGGCCGCCGTGCTGGCTAGCCCTGTGCGCCAGATCCTAACTACTCACCTCCAATCCAGCGGCCCAGATCTTTAGATACCGATTCGAGCGCGCGTGCTTTGCCCCTAGGTCCCACCCATCGGATGCTTGtgccccctggcgctgggcctgACCGGTCAGCCTGCCTTCGCCCTGCCCGCTTGTCAGCGCTCGCTCGCGCCCGCGTGCTCTCGCTCGGATCTGATCTTGTCCGTTGATCTGTGATCAGACGACCGAGaacaccccgtaccccttcgcttggttattttgttaaagagcccctcaGTTTCCTGGAAATAGAACTCACAGTCTTGTTTCTTACGTCTAGGCCCCTGGTTTCTTGCAGAGAAGCCCATGCTCTTTATTTTAATAACAGATATGGGTTTAATTTAGTAGTTTTGAATTCTAAAACTtgtatatttcatatcttttgcatatgaactccaaattgggtggttcaaattgcaaaatgttcataatgttattctctatctgtttaaattatgttcatccactGTTTGCACGACTTAATTTTGTGGCTAGACTCTAAGTTAGTTTAAAGGGATAGAATAATTATTAAGGGTAAATAAAAGTGAAACCCTAATGAATGTGCAAGTGCCTAACTTTGTAGATTTAATTTCAATTAATGTATGATCCCATCCCTGGATTAACTTTATCTAAATAAGTAGATCACTAAGATAGACATAGTTAAATAGTTAACCTATTGAGATAGGCAATACTTAGAGAACAACAGACCTCTAGGTATATTAACCTACCCTAGAACCTAGAGTTCTCTTGTGTGTTTGTACTTCTCCACTGAACATGTGTTTACTCTGTTGCATATGATTGATGTACTGTTCCTTTGTCATTtcccaagtgtgttgaatgatTGATTGTTTtgtgtagacaacgagcagtccgaggttttcGAGTGTGTTGCAAGAGACtttgagagtacctagagggggtgaataggtgatcctgtaaaaacttgaaacttaatccacaaaacttgattaggagttagcacaattaagccaagtggctagagacgagtctttgcaagacacgataaccacaagaggatcaatcacagatagacacagtggtttatcctgtggttcggccaagttcaacacttgtctactgcacgttgtggcgtcccaaaggacgagggttgcaatcaacccctctcaagcgatccaaagacccacttgaataccatggtgttttgctttgcttttactatatcccgtttgcgaggaatctccacaacttggagcctctcgcccttacactttgatgttcacaaagaagcacagagtaagggagggatgagcaacgcacacaagacacgaaatcacagcgacaacacgcacacaggaagcaacaagagctcacaacacaactcggcgagttcacaactcaaatggagctctaattgctatcacaaagaatcaaatgcgcggaatcgaagtcttggtgcttaggagtgcttagagaatgcttggtgtgttcctccatgcgcctaggggtctcttttatagccccaaggcagctagaagccgttgagtgcattccaggaaggcaattcttgccttctgtcgcctggcgcaccggacagtccggtgcaccaccggacactgtccggtgcggatctccttccttatttggcgaagccgaccgttggcacttgggagccattggcgcaccggacactgtccggtgcacaccggacagtccggtgcccccttccgaccgttggctcggccacgtgtctcgcgcggatcgcgcggccgaccgttggctcaccggacactgtccggtgcacaccggacagtccggtgaattatagccgtacgccgttaatcacttcccgagagcagcaagtttgcctgagtcagcctggcgcaccggacacgtgcaccaccggacagttgtaGCATCcctaaaattcaaatcctgaaattttctcaaactcgctctaaattcaaaatgaatttcaaatttcatttcaaaatgtttgtttgcgagtttctggatgagaagtggtcacccaagttccgttgatgaagcactagaagagcaatcaaggaagggacccatggataagttcgcaagaagaaggtttgcgtgttggcatcattgcttcttcaataagctagctgccaagcaaaagctagaagcctgaagatgattcttgagtagccagaaccagcgtttgcaatcagcaaccggatgcccctcaaaggccggattttgttgaagttccatctcctcgaagagtctgcaaagtgaagatatgtagctgaagtaaagctatacccataacccttctaaaccgaatctcgaggacgagattccttttaagtggggtagatttgtagcatccctaaaattcaaatcctgaaattttctcaaactcgctctaaattcaaaatgaatttcaaatttcatatcaaaatgtttgtttgcgagttgatatcagcaaataaaatatagttgtctatattctctccaaaatcctcgtaaaaatatcctacaaatatttcccaagtgatcaccctcaatttcttttcagaaatactgcccagatatttccccagtggtctccctcaaattctttccagaaatactgcccaaatattccaccgatatatctccaggtattttcctcctgagaaataccttcagaatcatttttcaagtccctacaaatattttcttcataacttttctcatgcccatacatatacgtatgcctccagtgtcatacggtgagctctacaagctaattacacttatacaagacaaatacatgctaacctcccactaatcctctcatcctcccactaatcctctcatccctccccctaatccccccaccatggctataaatagaggggcaagggcctcctctcttcccaccccaagccatttcatggcaactctctcccccccacacacccactccatgttccacacaagcacacactagcacaaggatcgttcgatcgttcttcgatcgttcgtcccctgttcttagtttgttcgttcgttcgtccgatcgttcgatcgttcgtccgatcgttcatggttcgttcgtccgttcgtccgatcgttcgatcgttcgtccgttcgttcgtccaaataatctttttcctaccgttatgctgccgaaattccaatcgttcgttcatcattcgttcatagttcctattcatcgttcatcgttcgttcatagtccctattcatcgttctttcagataatctttgtcctgtcgttatgctgccgaaattccgatcgttcgttcgttcgatcattcgatcgttcatcgttcgttcatagtccctattcatcgttcatcgttcgttcatagtccctattcatcgttcttccagataatctttgtcctgtcgttatgctgccgaaattccgatcgttcgttcgtacgatcattcgatcgttcgtccgttcgttcgtccaaataatcttttcctgccgttatgctgccgaaattccgatcgttcgttcgtccgatcattcgatcgttcgtccgttcgttcatagttcctattcatcgttcatcgttcgttcatacgactattcactatcactattcaccattactattcaccattactattcatcgttactattcacatacactattcatcatcgttactatttatcattactattcatcattgttactattcatcgatgatatctataattcttttccatcgccactattcatcgttactaatcatcgttactattcatcggtcatctagtcatcccaaatttcaactactcatccatcatgctgtccagtccacctaagaccagccagacccatgttccaatcatacgaactccggtgactgtggttttccttccagtgggaacttctcatctggtcacccatcccaggtttccccaagttgagcatgcttgactttgagattccttcgaaccaggcttccaaactcagattccaataattcttgtttctaaattcttatcaaactattccttat is a genomic window of Zea mays cultivar B73 chromosome 5, Zm-B73-REFERENCE-NAM-5.0, whole genome shotgun sequence containing:
- the LOC100281627 gene encoding uncharacterized protein LOC100281627; amino-acid sequence: MAEAQGKAKQMAEAPSKIESMRKWVVEHKLRAVGCLWLGGISSSIAYNWSRPNMKPSVKIIHARLHAQALTLAALVGSACVEYYDQKYGSSGPKVDKYTSQYLAHSHKD